A genome region from Miscanthus floridulus cultivar M001 unplaced genomic scaffold, ASM1932011v1 fs_894_1_2, whole genome shotgun sequence includes the following:
- the LOC136533469 gene encoding uncharacterized protein — MVSICGGGGWWAGRAGRPGGLRRAARGGRVRGVAGHAAAGRGAVAGRAEAAGLAGRHMDLGQAAGRFRGAPTSACPHASDRDGLAVEWIWSLTGGGLDGHGGRVEAATWPVLAYARQAATAAGQGPRAPTHRGASFPNHIPTHIPRSGGDPSTPGSSGVPAADPPLSKIRQVACGLCGGLVAGGVRRGKQSASMDVNLGTIDHKKEEQRARNQPAASVQMNRDENNFLNIDDKMQSTTWSMDLLKKQSASMDVNLGTIDHKKEEQRARNQPAASVQMNRDENNFLNIDDKLMSIDANQKECGQILNSVTTLGTIDKKKDELRARNREYQRQYRERRKNKVCIGDQNLAPGNNPVTKEKKHDNQVSRIRRRTLVGLGVEQSCQNSIPVEHCVNTCVPFKKTDKEPYNSGIFEPENPIHGIEENDLDCLDPTEGDHDIYEDDEARVFNDKDFQYECYMESESVAKKPDRYDFVYNNLPKDHFVLRKVPNCAFCHAKRFPGEGPAFCCRKGLVNIFIPEVHDELQQLFTNQTDADAKYFRNHIRIKRSPHLDAQLIIKILNILENNPYVQTFRSLGTLPNLQAYTIALNTKISVDQRRFNAPTMGQVAAIWMDGNDPQHRFERSIIIYGHENHPHYIRAYHGCYDPLAYPLFYPNGETGWEDKMILYQDQPVSKPRRKYTKRKKQVDDDNDADDGNNEDIEIRDKESRRYVSAREYLCFRLQIREGEFNIFFWGGRLFQQWAVDMYVKVESMRLDWYSKPEHQDLIRADLYQGLIDTLAAGEARASEAGKRIVLSKDFHGSDRDVHARFMDAMTLVTRFGKPDFFITMTCNPYWNEIMEELLPGQTAQDRPDVVTRVYRARLLNLHDDLIKKGVLGKVAAYAHVTEFQKRGLPHEHFLLIMEPNTKLRSPDDYDKFISAELPDPVKYPVLHKLVCKHMMHGPCDTHAQKIDEIKQYRNARCITAIEAMYKLYGFPLYSMSPPVLQMQVHLPGMHMVSFKSRDDLNDVVKRERSKRSMLTEYFVTNMDNPRARKYLYREFPEYFIWNKSHKHWEPRKKRIQIGRLVYAHPAEGERYYLRVLLNHVRGATSFEDLRTWHGATYPTFRQACEVMGFVETDETLDACLSESAVFQMPCALRRLFATIMVFCECANVRSLWDKHFESMAEDYRRSHGKSSLVEQKVLRDISNHLASMGRDIRNYGLPELEELDDLSRDYYREFTEEMKVGFDKDHLKLIDTLNVQQRAAFDEILDHVLNKRSCVFFVDGPGGTGKTYLYKALLAKVRSLNLIAIATATSGIAASIMPGGRTAHSRFKVPIKLDANSMCNFTKQSGTAMLLREASLIIWDEVAMTKRQAIETLDRTFQDIMGCDQPFGGKVMLFGGDFRQVLPVVPRGTRAQITDATLLKSYLGENVRRIRLTQNMRARNDKWFSEYLLRIGNGTEETYDDGYVQLPDDILIGCNDEDFTENSVKNKKISSEDASINILIDRVFPNLQANCKSTEYMRERAILSTRNEYVDAVNALMIDRFPGEEKVYYSFDSVDDDSRNNYPIDFLNTITPNGLPPHELKVKKNCPVILLRNLDPHNGLCNGTRLIIRGFQNNSIDAEIVNGQFEGTRVFIPRIPMSPSEDLSLPFKFKRKQFPIRLSFAMTINKAQGQTIPNANYLEEGRTALSMFDLVEVAAQPGPVLGGGPRGEEAVVQKQQPVSRGGGDTEAAAGGTAGGSGRRRARCGRRWSTAGARRAAVADGGRAQAATQAPRFTEGI, encoded by the exons ATGGTCTCCATCTGCGGTGGGGGTGGTTGGTGGGCGGGGCGCGCGGGGCGGCCGGGCGGGCTGCGGCGGGCCGCGCGGGGCGGCCGGGTGCGCGGGGTGGCTGGGCACGCTGCGGCGGGCCGCGGGGCGGTGGCGGGGCGAGCAGAGGCGGCCGGGCTGGCGGGGCGGCATATGGATTTGGGCCAGGCCGctggccgatttagg GGAGCTCCCACCTCCGCCTGCCCGCACGCCTCGGATCGAGATGGACTAGCCGTCGAGTGGATCTGGTCCCTGACAGGCGGCGGCCTTGATGGCCATGGTGGCCGGGTGGAGGCTGCGACGTGGCCCGTGCTTGCCTACGCGCGTCAAGCGGCCACGGCGGCCGGGCAGGGCCCGCGTGCCCCCACGCATCGGGGCGCCTCGTTTCCTAATCACATACCGACACACATCCCCAGATCCGGCGGCGACCCCTCCACTCCCGGATCCAGCGGCGTCCCGGCGGCCGACCCTCCCCTCTCCAAGATCCGGCAGGTGGCGTGCGGGCTGTGTGGTGGCTTGGTGGCGGGCGGCGTCCGGCGTGGG AAACAATCAGCTTCTATGGATGTAAATCTAGGAACCATTGATCACAAGAAAGAGGAACAACGTGCACGGAATC AACCTGCAGCTTCCGTCCAGATGAATCGTGATGAGAACAATTTCCTTAACATAGATGACAAG ATGCAAAGCACCACCTGGTCCATGGATTTGTTAAAG AAACAATCAGCTTCTATGGATGTAAATCTAGGAACCATTGATCACAAGAAAGAGGAACAACGTGCACGGAATC AACCTGCAGCTTCCGTCCAGATGAATCGTGATGAGAACAATTTCCTTAACATAGATGACAAG CTCATGTCCATAGATGCAAATCAAAAGGAGTGCGGACAGATATTGAACAGCGTTACTACTTTGGGGACCATtgacaagaagaaagatgaactACGCGCAAGAAATCGTGAGTACCAGCGACAATatcgagaaagaagaaaaaacaaagtaTGTATTGGTGATCAAAATCTTGCCCCTGGCAACAATCCAGTTACCAAAGAGAAAAAACACGACAATCAAGTGTCGCGGATCAGAAGGCGTACCTTGGTAGGGTTGGGTGTGGAACAATCTTGCCAAAACTCTATCCCGGTGGAGCATTGTGTAAATACTTGTGTTCCATTCAAGAAAACTGATAAAGAGCCATATAACTCGGGTATTTTTGAACCTGAGAATCCAATACATGGGATAGAGG AAAATGATTTAGATTGTCTCGATCCAACTGAAGGTGATCATGACATATACGAGGACGATGAGGCAAGGGTTTTCAATGACAAAG ATTTTCAATATGAGTGCTATATGGAATCTGAATCAGTGGCAAAGAAACCCGATCGTTATGACTTTGTATATAACAATCTTCCTAAAGATCATTTTGTGTTAAGAAAGGTGCCCAATTGTGCATTCTGTCATGCTAAAAGGTTCCCTGGTGAAGGTCCTGCATTCTGTTGCAGAAAGGGACTTGTCAATATATTTATACCAGAAGTGCATGATGAACTTCAACAATTGTTCACCAATCAAACGGATGCTGATGCAAAGTATTTTAGAAATCACATAAG GATTAAGAGGTCTCCACATCTTGATGCTCAGTTGATCATAAAAATACTGAACATCCTAGAGAACAATCCTTATGTGCAAACGTTCAGGAGTCTAGGCACCCTGCCTAACCTGCAAGCCTACACAATTGCTCTCAATACGAAGATATCTGTTGATCAAAGGAGATTCAATGCGCCTACAATGGGACAAGTGGCTGCGATATGGATGGATGGAAATGATCCCCAACACAGATTTGAGAGGAGCATAATAATATATGGCCACGAGAACCATCCCCATTATATCAGGGCTTATCATGGCTGCTATGATCCTTTGGCCTATCCTTTATTTTATCCAAACGGTGAAACTGGTTGGGAGGATAAAATGATACTGTACCAAGATCAGCCTGTTTCAAAGCCGAGGAGAAAATATACAAAACGTAAAAAACAAG TGGACGATGATAACGATGCTGATGATGGAAACAATGAGGATATTGAAATTCGAG ATAAAGAATCTCGACGTTACGTGAGCGCCAGAGAATACTTATGTTTTAGGCTACAAATTCGTGAAGGGGAATTTAACATCTTCTTTTGGGGTGGCCGTCTTTTCCAACAATGGGCCGTGGACATGTACGTGAAAGTTGAGTCAATGCGTTTAGACTGGTACTCCAAACCGGAGCATCAAGATCTAATCCGTGCTGATCTTTACCAG GGTCTAATCGACACACTTGCTGCTGGAGAGGCCCGTGCTTCAGAAGCAGGAAAAAGAATTGTCTTATCCAAAGATTTCCATGGAAGTGATAGAGATGTTCATGCGAGATTTATGGATGCAATGACTTTAGTTACCAGATTTGGAAAGCCTGATTTTTTTATAACAATGACATGCAACCCTTATTGGAATGAAATAATGGAAGAGTTATTGCCTGGACAGACCGCTCAAGATCGTCCTGATGTGGTGACAAGAGTTTACAGAGCCAGATTACTAAACTTGCATGACGATTTGATTAAAAAGGGAGTCCTTGGAAAGGTTGCAGCATATGCTCATGTGACGGAGTTTCAGAAGAGAGGCCTACCACATGAACACTTCCTTTTGATTATGGAACCAAATACTAAGTTGAGGAGTCCAGATGACTATGATAAGTTTATATCAGCGGAGCTACCTGACCCAGTTAAATATCCAGTGTTACATAAGTTGGTTTGCAAGCATATGATGCATGGTCCTTGTG ATACTCATGCACAAAAAATTGATGAGATTAAGCAATACAGAAATGCAAGATGCATAACTGCTATAGAGGCGATGTACAAGCTGTATGGATTTCCTTTGTATTCTATGTCACCACCTGTACTACAGATGCAAGTGCACCTACCAGGTATGCATATGGTGTCATTCAAATCTAGAGATGATCTAAATGATGTTGTCAAGAGAGAAAGGTCAAAGAGGTCAATGCTTACAGAGTATTTCGTAACAAACATGGACAATCCTAGAGCTCGAAAATATTTATACAGGGAGTTCCCAGAATACTTCATTTGGAACAAGTCTCATAAACACTGGGAGCCTAGAAAAAAACGCATACAGATTGGCAGACTTGTGTATGCGCACCCTGCTGAAGGTGAAAGATACTACCTACGGGTGCTCTTAAACCATGTGAGGGGTGCAACCTCATTTGAGGATCTTAGAACTTGGCATGGTGCTACATATCCTACGTTTAGACAGGCTTGTGAGGTCATGGGCTTTGTGGAAACCGATGAAACACTAGATGCATGCTTATCTGAATCTGCAGTATTCCAAATGCCTTGTGCTCTTAGGAGGTTATTTGCAACTATTATGGTTTTTTGTGAGTGCGCCAATGTTCGTAGTCTCTGGGACAAGCATTTTGAATCAATGGCTGAGGACTACCGTCGATCCCATGGGAAGTCTAGCTTGGTTGAGCAAAAGGTTCTTAGAGACATATCGAATCATCTTGCTTCAATGGGCAGAGATATTAGAAACTATGGCCTTCCAGAACTGGAGGAATTAG ATGATTTATCAAGAGACTATTATAGAGAGTTTACTGAGGAGATGAAGGTTGGTTTTGACAAAGATCATTTAAAACTTATTGATACACTAAATGTACAGCAACGGGCTGCTTTCGATGAGATACTAGATCATGTGCTCAACAAACGAAGCTGTGTATTCTTTGTTGATGGTCCTGGAGGCACCGGAAAGACATATCTTTATAAGGCTTTGTTGGCTAAGGTTCGATCATTGAATCTTATTGCCATTGCTACTGCGACGTCTGGTATAGCAGCGTCTATTATGCCCGGTGGCCGCACTGCTCACTCGCGATTCAAGGTTCCTATCAAGCTAGATGCTAATTCCATGTGTAACTTTACAAAACAAAGTGGGACTGCTATGTTGCTTAGAGAGGCATCTTTGATAATATGGGATGAAGTTGCTATGACAAAGAGGCAAGCAATAGAAACACTTGATAGAACATTTCAGGATATAATGGGTTGCGATCAACCTTTTGGGGGTAAGGTCATGTTGTTTGGAGGTGACTTTAGGCAGGTTCTTCCTGTTGTGCCACGAGGTACACGAGCCCAAATCACAGATGCTACTTTGCTCAAATCATATTTAGGGGAAAATGTTCGAAGGATTCGGCTTACTCAAAATATGCGAGCTCGAAATGACAAATGGTTCTCAGAATACCTATTAAGAATTGGAAATGGCacggaagaaacatatgatgatgGATATGTTCAGCTGCCTGATGACATTCTGATTGGATGCAACGATGAAGATTTCACAGAGAATTCcgtaaaaaataaaaagataagttcagaagatgcTTCCATTAACATTCTTATCGATCGAGTGTTTCCAAATCTACAAGCGAATTGCAAATCTACAGAATATATGCGCGAGCGTGCGATTCTTTCTACGAGGAATGAGTACGTCGATGCAGTAAATGCATTAATGATTGACAGATTTCCTGGAGAAGAAAAGGTGTACTACAGTTTTGACTCGGTCGATGATGATTCAAGAAATAATTATCCTATTGATTTCCTTAACACCATTACTCCAAATGGGTTGCCTCCACATGAGCTCAAGGTTAAAAAGAATTGCCCTGTTATCTTGCTACGCAACCTAGATCCTCACAATGGGCTTTGCAATGGGACACGGCTGATAATCAGAGGATTTCAAAACAACTCAATCGACGCTGAAATTGTTAATGGGCAGTTTGAAGGAACTAGAGTGTTCATACCAAGGATTCCTATGTCACCTTCTGAGGACCTTTCATTGCCATTCAAATTTAAGAGGAAGCAATTTCCAATCAGATTGAGTTTCGCGATGACAAtaaataaagcccaaggtcaaacCATACCTAAT GCAAATTACCTGGAGGAGGGACGCACAGCTCTCAGCATGTTCGACCTTGTCGAAGTGGCGGCTCAACCAGGTCCAGTCCTAGGCGGAGGGCCACGAGGCGAGGAGGCGGTGGTGCAGAAGCAGCAGCCGGTGTCGCGAGGAGGCGGCGATACAGAAGCAGCAGCTGGCGGCACGGCGGGCGGCAGTGGCCGACGGCGGGCGCGCTGCGGGCGGCGGTGGTCGACCGCGGGCGCGCGGCGGGCGGCGGTGGCCGACGGCGGGCGCGCGCAGGCAGCAACCCAAGCACCAAGGTTCACTGAGGGGATATGA